A genomic stretch from Lagenorhynchus albirostris chromosome 12, mLagAlb1.1, whole genome shotgun sequence includes:
- the SLC35A1 gene encoding CMP-sialic acid transporter isoform X1: protein MAPQRENVNLLFKLYCLAVMTLVAATYTIALRYTRTSDKELYFSTTAVCITEVIKLLLSVGILAKETGNLGRFKASLRENVLGSPKELMKLSVPSLVYAVQNNMAFLALSNLDAAVYQVTYQLKIPCTALCTVLMLNRTLSRLQWISVFMLCGGVVLVQWRPAQATGVVVEQNPLLGFGAIAVAVLCSGFAGVYFEKVLKSSDTSLWVRNIQMYLSGIVVTLVGVYLSDGAEIKEKGFFYGYTYYVWLVIFLASVGGLYTSVVVKYTDNIMKGFSAAAAIVLSTIASVMLFGLQINMTIKIMQKQASLVAQWLRICLPMQGTRVRALVREDPTCRGATKPMRHSC, encoded by the exons ATGGCTCCTCAGAGAG AAAATGTCAATTTATTATTCAAGTTATACTGCTTGGCAGTGATGACCCTGGTGGCTGCAACTTACACCATAGCTTTAAGATACACAAGGACATCAGACAAAGAACTCTACTTTTCAACCACAGCCGTGTGTATCACAGAAGTTATAAAGTTATTGCTAAGTGTGGGAATTTTAGCTAA agAAACTGGTAATCTGGGTAGATTCAAGGCATCTTTAAGAGAAAATGTCTTGGGGAGCCCCAAGGAACTGATGAAGTTGAGCGTGCCTTCCTTAGTGTATGCTGTGCAGAACAACATGGCTTTCCTGGCTCTCAGCAATCTGGATGCAGCAGTATACCAG GTGACGTACCAGTTGAAGATTCCTTGTACTGCTCTATGTACCGTTCTAATGTTAAACAGGACGCTCAGCAGGTTACAGTGGATTTCAGTTTTTATGCTGTGTGGAGGAGTCGTCCTCGTACAGTGGAGACCAGCCCAGGCCACAGGCGTCGTG GTGGAACAGAATCCATTATTAGGGTTTGGTGCTATAGCTGTTGCTGTATTGTGCTCAGGATTTGCAG gagtgtattttgaaaaagttttaaagagtTCTGACACTTCCCTTTGGGTGAGAAACATTCAAATGTATCTATCAGGGATTGTTGTGACATTAGTTGGCGTCTACTTGTCAGATGGagctgaaattaaagaaaaaggatttttctATGGTTACACATATTATGTCTGGCTTGTCATCT TTCTTGCTAGTGTTGGAGGCCTCTACACTTCTGTTGTGGTCAAGTACACAGACAACATCATGAAAGGCTTTTCTGCAGCAGCAGCCATTGTCCTTTCTACCATTGCTTCAGTGATGCTGTTTGGATTACAGATAA ATATGACCATTAAGATAATGCaaaaacaggcttccctggtggctcagtggttaagaatctgcctgccaatgcaggggacacgggttcgagccctggtccgggaagatcccacatgccgtggagcaactaagcccatgcgccacagctgctga
- the SLC35A1 gene encoding CMP-sialic acid transporter isoform X5, producing the protein MHQSICTQVVSFIETGNLGRFKASLRENVLGSPKELMKLSVPSLVYAVQNNMAFLALSNLDAAVYQVTYQLKIPCTALCTVLMLNRTLSRLQWISVFMLCGGVVLVQWRPAQATGVVVEQNPLLGFGAIAVAVLCSGFAGVYFEKVLKSSDTSLWVRNIQMYLSGIVVTLVGVYLSDGAEIKEKGFFYGYTYYVWLVIFLASVGGLYTSVVVKYTDNIMKGFSAAAAIVLSTIASVMLFGLQINMTIKIMQKQASLVAQWLRICLPMQGTRVRALVREDPTCRGATKPMRHSC; encoded by the exons ATGCATCAATCAATATGCACTCAAGTAGTAAGCTTTAT agAAACTGGTAATCTGGGTAGATTCAAGGCATCTTTAAGAGAAAATGTCTTGGGGAGCCCCAAGGAACTGATGAAGTTGAGCGTGCCTTCCTTAGTGTATGCTGTGCAGAACAACATGGCTTTCCTGGCTCTCAGCAATCTGGATGCAGCAGTATACCAG GTGACGTACCAGTTGAAGATTCCTTGTACTGCTCTATGTACCGTTCTAATGTTAAACAGGACGCTCAGCAGGTTACAGTGGATTTCAGTTTTTATGCTGTGTGGAGGAGTCGTCCTCGTACAGTGGAGACCAGCCCAGGCCACAGGCGTCGTG GTGGAACAGAATCCATTATTAGGGTTTGGTGCTATAGCTGTTGCTGTATTGTGCTCAGGATTTGCAG gagtgtattttgaaaaagttttaaagagtTCTGACACTTCCCTTTGGGTGAGAAACATTCAAATGTATCTATCAGGGATTGTTGTGACATTAGTTGGCGTCTACTTGTCAGATGGagctgaaattaaagaaaaaggatttttctATGGTTACACATATTATGTCTGGCTTGTCATCT TTCTTGCTAGTGTTGGAGGCCTCTACACTTCTGTTGTGGTCAAGTACACAGACAACATCATGAAAGGCTTTTCTGCAGCAGCAGCCATTGTCCTTTCTACCATTGCTTCAGTGATGCTGTTTGGATTACAGATAA ATATGACCATTAAGATAATGCaaaaacaggcttccctggtggctcagtggttaagaatctgcctgccaatgcaggggacacgggttcgagccctggtccgggaagatcccacatgccgtggagcaactaagcccatgcgccacagctgctga
- the SLC35A1 gene encoding CMP-sialic acid transporter isoform X3, whose translation MTLVAATYTIALRYTRTSDKELYFSTTAVCITEVIKLLLSVGILAKETGNLGRFKASLRENVLGSPKELMKLSVPSLVYAVQNNMAFLALSNLDAAVYQVTYQLKIPCTALCTVLMLNRTLSRLQWISVFMLCGGVVLVQWRPAQATGVVVEQNPLLGFGAIAVAVLCSGFAGVYFEKVLKSSDTSLWVRNIQMYLSGIVVTLVGVYLSDGAEIKEKGFFYGYTYYVWLVIFLASVGGLYTSVVVKYTDNIMKGFSAAAAIVLSTIASVMLFGLQINMTIKIMQKQASLVAQWLRICLPMQGTRVRALVREDPTCRGATKPMRHSC comes from the exons ATGACCCTGGTGGCTGCAACTTACACCATAGCTTTAAGATACACAAGGACATCAGACAAAGAACTCTACTTTTCAACCACAGCCGTGTGTATCACAGAAGTTATAAAGTTATTGCTAAGTGTGGGAATTTTAGCTAA agAAACTGGTAATCTGGGTAGATTCAAGGCATCTTTAAGAGAAAATGTCTTGGGGAGCCCCAAGGAACTGATGAAGTTGAGCGTGCCTTCCTTAGTGTATGCTGTGCAGAACAACATGGCTTTCCTGGCTCTCAGCAATCTGGATGCAGCAGTATACCAG GTGACGTACCAGTTGAAGATTCCTTGTACTGCTCTATGTACCGTTCTAATGTTAAACAGGACGCTCAGCAGGTTACAGTGGATTTCAGTTTTTATGCTGTGTGGAGGAGTCGTCCTCGTACAGTGGAGACCAGCCCAGGCCACAGGCGTCGTG GTGGAACAGAATCCATTATTAGGGTTTGGTGCTATAGCTGTTGCTGTATTGTGCTCAGGATTTGCAG gagtgtattttgaaaaagttttaaagagtTCTGACACTTCCCTTTGGGTGAGAAACATTCAAATGTATCTATCAGGGATTGTTGTGACATTAGTTGGCGTCTACTTGTCAGATGGagctgaaattaaagaaaaaggatttttctATGGTTACACATATTATGTCTGGCTTGTCATCT TTCTTGCTAGTGTTGGAGGCCTCTACACTTCTGTTGTGGTCAAGTACACAGACAACATCATGAAAGGCTTTTCTGCAGCAGCAGCCATTGTCCTTTCTACCATTGCTTCAGTGATGCTGTTTGGATTACAGATAA ATATGACCATTAAGATAATGCaaaaacaggcttccctggtggctcagtggttaagaatctgcctgccaatgcaggggacacgggttcgagccctggtccgggaagatcccacatgccgtggagcaactaagcccatgcgccacagctgctga
- the SLC35A1 gene encoding CMP-sialic acid transporter isoform X6 has protein sequence MHSSSKLYVCSRETGNLGRFKASLRENVLGSPKELMKLSVPSLVYAVQNNMAFLALSNLDAAVYQVTYQLKIPCTALCTVLMLNRTLSRLQWISVFMLCGGVVLVQWRPAQATGVVVEQNPLLGFGAIAVAVLCSGFAGVYFEKVLKSSDTSLWVRNIQMYLSGIVVTLVGVYLSDGAEIKEKGFFYGYTYYVWLVIFLASVGGLYTSVVVKYTDNIMKGFSAAAAIVLSTIASVMLFGLQINMTIKIMQKQASLVAQWLRICLPMQGTRVRALVREDPTCRGATKPMRHSC, from the exons ATGCACTCAAGTAGTAAGCTTTATGTATGTTCCAG agAAACTGGTAATCTGGGTAGATTCAAGGCATCTTTAAGAGAAAATGTCTTGGGGAGCCCCAAGGAACTGATGAAGTTGAGCGTGCCTTCCTTAGTGTATGCTGTGCAGAACAACATGGCTTTCCTGGCTCTCAGCAATCTGGATGCAGCAGTATACCAG GTGACGTACCAGTTGAAGATTCCTTGTACTGCTCTATGTACCGTTCTAATGTTAAACAGGACGCTCAGCAGGTTACAGTGGATTTCAGTTTTTATGCTGTGTGGAGGAGTCGTCCTCGTACAGTGGAGACCAGCCCAGGCCACAGGCGTCGTG GTGGAACAGAATCCATTATTAGGGTTTGGTGCTATAGCTGTTGCTGTATTGTGCTCAGGATTTGCAG gagtgtattttgaaaaagttttaaagagtTCTGACACTTCCCTTTGGGTGAGAAACATTCAAATGTATCTATCAGGGATTGTTGTGACATTAGTTGGCGTCTACTTGTCAGATGGagctgaaattaaagaaaaaggatttttctATGGTTACACATATTATGTCTGGCTTGTCATCT TTCTTGCTAGTGTTGGAGGCCTCTACACTTCTGTTGTGGTCAAGTACACAGACAACATCATGAAAGGCTTTTCTGCAGCAGCAGCCATTGTCCTTTCTACCATTGCTTCAGTGATGCTGTTTGGATTACAGATAA ATATGACCATTAAGATAATGCaaaaacaggcttccctggtggctcagtggttaagaatctgcctgccaatgcaggggacacgggttcgagccctggtccgggaagatcccacatgccgtggagcaactaagcccatgcgccacagctgctga
- the SLC35A1 gene encoding CMP-sialic acid transporter isoform X4, with protein MAPQRENVNLLFKLYCLAVMTLVAATYTIALRYTRTSDKELYFSTTAVCITEVIKLLLSVGILAKETGNLGRFKASLRENVLGSPKELMKLSVPSLVYAVQNNMAFLALSNLDAAVYQVTYQLKIPCTALCTVLMLNRTLSRLQWISVFMLCGGVVLVQWRPAQATGVVVEQNPLLGFGAIAVAVLCSGFAGVYFEKVLKSSDTSLWVRNIQMYLSGIVVTLVGVYLSDGAEIKEKGFFYGYTYYVWLVIFLASVGGLYTSVVVKYTDNIMKGFSAAAAIVLSTIASVMLFGLQISTRGEG; from the exons ATGGCTCCTCAGAGAG AAAATGTCAATTTATTATTCAAGTTATACTGCTTGGCAGTGATGACCCTGGTGGCTGCAACTTACACCATAGCTTTAAGATACACAAGGACATCAGACAAAGAACTCTACTTTTCAACCACAGCCGTGTGTATCACAGAAGTTATAAAGTTATTGCTAAGTGTGGGAATTTTAGCTAA agAAACTGGTAATCTGGGTAGATTCAAGGCATCTTTAAGAGAAAATGTCTTGGGGAGCCCCAAGGAACTGATGAAGTTGAGCGTGCCTTCCTTAGTGTATGCTGTGCAGAACAACATGGCTTTCCTGGCTCTCAGCAATCTGGATGCAGCAGTATACCAG GTGACGTACCAGTTGAAGATTCCTTGTACTGCTCTATGTACCGTTCTAATGTTAAACAGGACGCTCAGCAGGTTACAGTGGATTTCAGTTTTTATGCTGTGTGGAGGAGTCGTCCTCGTACAGTGGAGACCAGCCCAGGCCACAGGCGTCGTG GTGGAACAGAATCCATTATTAGGGTTTGGTGCTATAGCTGTTGCTGTATTGTGCTCAGGATTTGCAG gagtgtattttgaaaaagttttaaagagtTCTGACACTTCCCTTTGGGTGAGAAACATTCAAATGTATCTATCAGGGATTGTTGTGACATTAGTTGGCGTCTACTTGTCAGATGGagctgaaattaaagaaaaaggatttttctATGGTTACACATATTATGTCTGGCTTGTCATCT TTCTTGCTAGTGTTGGAGGCCTCTACACTTCTGTTGTGGTCAAGTACACAGACAACATCATGAAAGGCTTTTCTGCAGCAGCAGCCATTGTCCTTTCTACCATTGCTTCAGTGATGCTGTTTGGATTACAGATAA GTACCAGGGGAGAAGGGTGA
- the SLC35A1 gene encoding CMP-sialic acid transporter isoform X2: MAPQRENVNLLFKLYCLAVMTLVAATYTIALRYTRTSDKELYFSTTAVCITEVIKLLLSVGILAKETGNLGRFKASLRENVLGSPKELMKLSVPSLVYAVQNNMAFLALSNLDAAVYQVTYQLKIPCTALCTVLMLNRTLSRLQWISVFMLCGGVVLVQWRPAQATGVVVEQNPLLGFGAIAVAVLCSGFAGVYFEKVLKSSDTSLWVRNIQMYLSGIVVTLVGVYLSDGAEIKEKGFFYGYTYYVWLVIFLASVGGLYTSVVVKYTDNIMKGFSAAAAIVLSTIASVMLFGLQITLTFALGTLLVCVSIYLYGLPRQDTTSIQQGEPTSKERVSGV; the protein is encoded by the exons ATGGCTCCTCAGAGAG AAAATGTCAATTTATTATTCAAGTTATACTGCTTGGCAGTGATGACCCTGGTGGCTGCAACTTACACCATAGCTTTAAGATACACAAGGACATCAGACAAAGAACTCTACTTTTCAACCACAGCCGTGTGTATCACAGAAGTTATAAAGTTATTGCTAAGTGTGGGAATTTTAGCTAA agAAACTGGTAATCTGGGTAGATTCAAGGCATCTTTAAGAGAAAATGTCTTGGGGAGCCCCAAGGAACTGATGAAGTTGAGCGTGCCTTCCTTAGTGTATGCTGTGCAGAACAACATGGCTTTCCTGGCTCTCAGCAATCTGGATGCAGCAGTATACCAG GTGACGTACCAGTTGAAGATTCCTTGTACTGCTCTATGTACCGTTCTAATGTTAAACAGGACGCTCAGCAGGTTACAGTGGATTTCAGTTTTTATGCTGTGTGGAGGAGTCGTCCTCGTACAGTGGAGACCAGCCCAGGCCACAGGCGTCGTG GTGGAACAGAATCCATTATTAGGGTTTGGTGCTATAGCTGTTGCTGTATTGTGCTCAGGATTTGCAG gagtgtattttgaaaaagttttaaagagtTCTGACACTTCCCTTTGGGTGAGAAACATTCAAATGTATCTATCAGGGATTGTTGTGACATTAGTTGGCGTCTACTTGTCAGATGGagctgaaattaaagaaaaaggatttttctATGGTTACACATATTATGTCTGGCTTGTCATCT TTCTTGCTAGTGTTGGAGGCCTCTACACTTCTGTTGTGGTCAAGTACACAGACAACATCATGAAAGGCTTTTCTGCAGCAGCAGCCATTGTCCTTTCTACCATTGCTTCAGTGATGCTGTTTGGATTACAGATAA cactCACCTTTGCTCTGGGTACTCTTCTTGTATGTGTTTCTATATATCTCTATGGATTACCCAGACAAGACACTACATCCATCCAACAAGGAGAACCAACTTCAAAAGAGAGAGTCAGTGGTGTGTGA